From Pseudodesulfovibrio sp. S3, a single genomic window includes:
- a CDS encoding ribonucleoside triphosphate reductase, which produces MPSQIMKRDGRLETWSTDRIAQAIFKALSASGIKDPILSKRLAKKVEKKLEDMAIPEQEHVQNMVEQVLMEGRQYDIAKKYILYREKRRQLRSQKEAYLDIKDVIDTYLDQADWRVNENANMTHSFQGLMLHLSGTVQARYALEKYPEEIRLAHEHGYFHIHDLSFGLAGYCAGWSLRDLLLEGFNLEGRASAGPAKHFDTALGQMNNFLGTLQNEWAGAQAFNNVDTYLAPFVRQDNLNYGQVRQCMQKFVFNLNTTSRWGGQSPFTNLSFDLVAPKHIASEAIIMGGKLDDELTYGDFQKEMDMINQAYIEVMLEGDHHDRIFSFPIPTYNVTEDFPWESEIGESLMKLTAKYGVPYFQNFISSDLNPEDVRSMCCRLQMDLRELRKKTGGLFGAGDLTGSIGVVTLNLPKLAYLAQSEDDFLDLVEEYAELAKDSLEYKRKVINGNLDAGMFPWSKRYLKNGYKGHFSTIGLLGGHEACLNLIGKGIETESGVRLMRRTLNHLRRITARFQEETGSLYNLEATPAEGTSYRLAKIDKALYADIKAQGNGTPYYTNSTALPVGISEDVLFALEHQNQLQPLYTGGTVFHTFLGEAVTDPKSLKNFIIKAFTKTKIPYISVTPTFSICKEHGYILGEHFECPTCGEEAEVYTRIVGYYRPVSRWNKGKQAEYTDRVVFSDCLCN; this is translated from the coding sequence ATGCCAAGTCAAATCATGAAGAGAGACGGCCGGCTGGAAACGTGGTCAACTGACCGCATAGCCCAGGCCATTTTCAAGGCGCTCAGCGCCAGCGGGATAAAAGACCCGATTCTCTCCAAACGCCTCGCCAAAAAAGTCGAGAAGAAACTCGAAGACATGGCAATTCCCGAGCAGGAGCACGTCCAGAACATGGTCGAACAGGTGCTCATGGAGGGCCGACAGTACGATATCGCGAAGAAGTACATCCTGTACCGGGAAAAGCGCCGCCAGCTCCGCTCCCAGAAGGAGGCCTACCTCGACATCAAGGATGTCATCGACACCTATCTTGATCAGGCCGACTGGCGCGTCAATGAAAACGCCAACATGACCCATTCCTTCCAGGGCCTCATGCTGCACCTGTCCGGCACGGTCCAGGCACGGTACGCCCTGGAAAAGTATCCCGAGGAAATCCGTCTGGCCCATGAGCACGGCTATTTCCATATTCATGATCTTTCCTTCGGTCTGGCCGGATACTGCGCGGGCTGGTCCCTGCGCGACCTGCTGCTGGAAGGTTTCAATCTGGAAGGCCGCGCCTCTGCCGGTCCTGCCAAGCACTTCGACACCGCCCTGGGACAGATGAACAACTTCCTGGGCACGCTGCAAAACGAATGGGCCGGCGCGCAGGCCTTCAACAACGTGGACACCTATCTTGCCCCGTTCGTCAGGCAGGACAACCTCAATTACGGCCAAGTACGCCAGTGCATGCAGAAATTCGTGTTCAACCTGAACACGACCTCGCGCTGGGGCGGACAATCCCCGTTCACCAACCTTTCCTTCGACCTTGTGGCCCCCAAGCACATCGCAAGCGAAGCGATCATCATGGGCGGCAAGCTCGACGACGAACTGACCTACGGCGATTTCCAGAAAGAAATGGACATGATCAACCAGGCCTACATCGAGGTCATGCTCGAAGGCGATCATCATGACCGCATCTTTTCCTTCCCGATCCCGACCTACAACGTCACCGAAGACTTCCCCTGGGAATCCGAGATCGGCGAATCGCTCATGAAGCTGACCGCTAAGTACGGCGTGCCCTATTTCCAGAACTTCATCAGCTCGGACCTCAATCCCGAGGACGTTCGCTCCATGTGCTGCCGTCTCCAAATGGACCTGCGCGAACTGCGCAAGAAGACCGGCGGCCTGTTCGGCGCTGGCGACCTGACCGGCTCCATCGGCGTGGTCACCCTGAACCTGCCCAAGCTCGCCTACCTGGCGCAGAGCGAGGACGATTTCCTGGATCTGGTCGAAGAATACGCCGAATTGGCCAAGGATTCCCTGGAATACAAGCGCAAGGTCATCAACGGCAACCTCGACGCGGGCATGTTCCCCTGGTCCAAGCGCTACCTCAAGAACGGCTATAAGGGCCACTTCTCCACCATCGGCCTTCTCGGCGGACATGAAGCCTGCCTGAACCTCATCGGCAAGGGCATTGAAACCGAAAGCGGAGTGCGCCTCATGCGCCGCACCCTGAATCACCTGCGCCGCATCACGGCCCGCTTCCAGGAAGAAACGGGCTCGCTGTACAACCTCGAAGCCACGCCCGCCGAAGGCACCAGCTACCGACTGGCCAAGATCGACAAGGCCCTTTATGCCGACATCAAGGCCCAGGGCAACGGCACTCCCTACTACACCAACTCCACGGCCCTGCCCGTGGGCATCTCCGAAGACGTGCTCTTCGCCCTGGAGCACCAGAACCAGCTCCAACCGCTCTACACCGGCGGCACCGTGTTCCACACCTTCCTCGGCGAAGCGGTCACCGACCCGAAATCCCTCAAGAACTTCATCATCAAGGCGTTCACCAAGACCAAGATTCCCTACATCTCGGTCACGCCCACCTTCTCCATCTGCAAGGAGCACGGCTACATCCTGGGTGAACACTTCGAGTGCCCCACCTGCGGCGAAGAAGCCGAAGTATATACCCGCATCGTCGGGTATTACCGCCCGGTCTCCCGCTGGAACAAGGGCAAACAGGCCGAATACACCGACCGCGTGGTGTTCAGCGACTGCCTGTGTAATTAA
- a CDS encoding FadR/GntR family transcriptional regulator produces the protein MEAKPVQRKSISEEIVSQLKGMIDQGRLLPGDRLPAERKLAEQFGVSRTSVREGIKILAESGLLESRQGAGTFVSENEGGAREGSLLEAVLSGDFDLQDVFEVRKMLEPEIAALAARNGSPSAKNRLEAILMEQEQAIRSGSSGAGLDHQFHQALAEASGNPVLREMVSALHEGFARSREDIVQSPQRQEASLAAHRAIIEAVRNGHAMQAERAMREHLEEVERIIFHNQTYGYSRR, from the coding sequence ATGGAAGCCAAGCCAGTGCAAAGAAAGTCCATATCGGAGGAGATCGTATCCCAGCTCAAGGGGATGATTGATCAGGGGCGGTTATTGCCGGGAGACCGACTCCCGGCGGAACGTAAATTGGCCGAACAGTTTGGTGTCTCCCGGACCTCGGTACGGGAGGGGATCAAGATTCTGGCCGAGTCCGGCCTCCTGGAAAGCCGCCAGGGGGCCGGAACCTTTGTCAGTGAGAACGAAGGTGGTGCCAGGGAGGGGTCCCTCCTGGAAGCGGTGCTCTCCGGGGACTTTGATCTGCAAGACGTGTTCGAGGTGCGCAAAATGCTGGAACCGGAGATCGCGGCACTGGCTGCGCGCAACGGCTCACCAAGTGCCAAAAACCGTCTGGAGGCCATTCTCATGGAACAGGAGCAGGCCATACGGAGCGGCAGTTCCGGGGCCGGGCTTGATCACCAGTTCCATCAGGCCCTGGCCGAGGCTTCGGGGAATCCGGTGTTGCGCGAGATGGTTTCCGCCCTGCATGAGGGCTTTGCCCGAAGCCGGGAAGACATCGTCCAGTCGCCGCAGCGTCAGGAAGCGTCCCTTGCGGCGCACCGGGCCATCATCGAAGCGGTCAGAAACGGACACGCCATGCAGGCCGAACGGGCCATGCGGGAACATCTGGAAGAAGTCGAAAGAATTATATTTCATAATCAAACATATGGATATTCAAGGAGATAG
- a CDS encoding metallophosphoesterase translates to MVSWFAIVLTVTGLLVMYLGWRLVEPLPMGRKRKISLWLVLAVMLFGYRLTWFLHRTNKYELVACDSLYWIGLTFFGFISILIFFMFARDILRIFQAMASGLKKVFVRRSKRPYFLSPDLDRRRFMLNASNGVFLAATLPLAGIGVFTARSKPSVVYSELPVEGLPKGLDGFTIAQISDTHIGPTIRADWARMVVDTVNSLNADLVVHTGDLVDGSVDGLKDDIKPMSDLSAPHGVWFCTGNHEYYSGIGEWLPAVRRLGIRPLINEHALIDTGKGSILLAGVTDINSARMEPTHVSSPGEALKGAPEHDVSILLAHQPNSVFEAAKAGYDIQLSGHTHGGQYFPYNFVIHLFQTYVRGLYMHEGMLLYVNTGTGYWGPPMRLGTTPEITLHTLRRA, encoded by the coding sequence ATGGTATCCTGGTTTGCCATAGTTCTGACCGTCACCGGTCTTCTGGTTATGTACCTGGGCTGGCGGCTCGTCGAACCCCTGCCCATGGGCCGGAAACGGAAAATTTCGCTCTGGCTGGTGCTGGCGGTGATGCTGTTCGGGTATCGTCTGACCTGGTTTCTGCACCGGACCAATAAATACGAACTCGTTGCCTGCGACAGTCTTTACTGGATCGGTCTGACCTTTTTCGGCTTCATCTCCATCCTGATCTTCTTCATGTTTGCCCGGGACATACTCCGCATTTTCCAGGCCATGGCGTCCGGGCTGAAAAAAGTGTTCGTCAGGCGCAGCAAGCGTCCCTATTTTCTCAGCCCTGACCTGGATCGCCGCCGGTTCATGCTCAATGCCTCCAATGGGGTCTTTCTTGCCGCAACCCTGCCCCTGGCCGGGATCGGGGTGTTCACTGCCCGCAGCAAACCCTCTGTGGTGTACAGCGAATTGCCTGTCGAGGGTCTGCCCAAGGGACTCGACGGTTTCACCATTGCCCAGATATCGGATACGCACATAGGCCCGACCATCCGGGCGGACTGGGCACGCATGGTGGTGGATACGGTGAATTCCCTGAATGCGGACCTGGTCGTGCACACCGGTGATTTGGTGGACGGTTCCGTGGACGGGCTCAAGGACGACATCAAGCCCATGAGCGACCTGAGCGCGCCGCACGGCGTCTGGTTTTGCACGGGAAATCACGAGTACTATTCTGGCATCGGCGAGTGGCTTCCCGCAGTCAGGCGACTTGGCATCCGGCCCTTGATCAACGAACACGCCCTGATAGACACGGGCAAGGGGAGCATCCTGCTGGCAGGGGTCACTGACATCAACAGCGCGCGGATGGAACCGACCCATGTCTCTTCACCCGGAGAGGCCCTCAAGGGTGCGCCCGAGCATGATGTTTCCATACTGCTCGCTCACCAGCCCAACTCCGTGTTCGAGGCCGCCAAGGCGGGATACGACATCCAGCTTTCAGGGCATACCCACGGTGGTCAGTACTTCCCCTACAACTTCGTCATCCACCTCTTCCAGACCTACGTGCGCGGTCTGTATATGCACGAGGGCATGCTGTTGTATGTCAACACGGGCACCGGCTACTGGGGACCGCCCATGCGCCTCGGCACCACGCCTGAGATCACCCTGCACACCCTGCGCCGCGCCTAG
- a CDS encoding alpha-hydroxy-acid oxidizing protein, whose translation MKEINERARDLMKGFCRVCKVCDGRACAGEVPGMGGLGTAASFKSNVEALEGFRLNMRLLHDVSEPDTGTSLLGFDLAMPVMAAPIGGVSFNMGGGVSEEDYADAVVTGCKASGIVGCGGDGVPPFIHEAAFAAIVKNGGHGIPFIKPWEGGELDEKLEKARATGCSVFGMDVDAAGLITLRQMGRPVAPKPVSELKKIVDKVHGWGAKFVLKGIMTPDEAELAVKVGADAIVVSNHGGRVLDHTPGTAEVLPEVAEQVHGRITVIVDGGIRSGADVLKMLALGADAVMIGRPVSVAAVGGLQQGVEKYFANIKAQLAGAMVLTGCKDIASVDTNILF comes from the coding sequence ATGAAGGAAATCAATGAGAGGGCGCGTGATCTGATGAAGGGTTTTTGCCGTGTCTGCAAGGTTTGCGACGGTCGGGCCTGCGCCGGTGAAGTGCCGGGCATGGGCGGCCTTGGAACGGCCGCCTCATTCAAGTCCAATGTCGAGGCCCTTGAGGGCTTTCGCTTGAACATGCGTTTGTTGCATGATGTGTCCGAACCTGACACCGGTACGTCTTTGCTCGGTTTCGACCTGGCCATGCCGGTCATGGCCGCGCCCATCGGCGGCGTGTCTTTCAATATGGGCGGCGGCGTGTCCGAGGAGGACTATGCCGACGCCGTGGTCACCGGTTGCAAGGCGTCCGGCATTGTCGGCTGTGGGGGTGACGGTGTGCCGCCTTTCATCCATGAGGCCGCGTTCGCCGCCATCGTCAAAAACGGCGGTCACGGCATTCCGTTCATCAAGCCCTGGGAAGGCGGCGAATTGGATGAGAAATTGGAAAAGGCCCGTGCCACCGGCTGTTCGGTGTTCGGCATGGACGTGGATGCCGCCGGTCTGATCACCTTGCGCCAGATGGGCAGGCCTGTTGCCCCCAAGCCCGTTTCAGAGCTGAAGAAGATCGTCGACAAGGTGCACGGCTGGGGCGCGAAGTTCGTGCTCAAGGGCATCATGACCCCGGATGAGGCTGAATTGGCCGTGAAGGTCGGCGCGGACGCCATCGTGGTTTCCAACCACGGCGGCCGTGTGCTCGATCATACTCCCGGCACCGCTGAAGTCCTGCCCGAGGTGGCTGAACAGGTCCACGGCAGGATCACCGTCATCGTGGACGGCGGCATCCGTTCCGGCGCGGACGTGCTCAAGATGCTGGCGCTGGGTGCGGACGCGGTCATGATCGGTCGTCCGGTGTCCGTGGCTGCCGTGGGCGGCTTGCAGCAAGGGGTCGAGAAGTATTTTGCGAACATCAAGGCGCAGCTTGCCGGGGCCATGGTCCTGACTGGCTGCAAGGACATCGCGTCCGTAGACACCAACATACTGTTTTAA
- a CDS encoding mechanosensitive ion channel domain-containing protein: MNLTLPIVLIQESPMLDIIAKIGLLLVAGLITFALTKMFLVRAANAFARRTKSHFDDILMKEGVFSRAALLAPAPVLFWGLVLFPNIKSVMEDAIYAYTTVAIILVMAKLLDALTRLYQTFDIANRRPIKGYVQLLKLFIYILGAISVVSILLGQSPWGLLSGIGAMTAVLMLVFRDTILSLVAGIQIAANDLLHKGDWIEMPAMGADGSVVDIALNTVKVQNWDMTITAIPTYKFLDTSFKNWQNMAESGGRRIKRALMIDQTSIRFADPEMVERLKKIDRLAAYIEQRQAEIDSANAEAGVDQSSQLNGRRLTNLGLFRRYALEYLRTHPKIRQDMTLLVRQLQPDASKGLPLEIYCFTNETAWAVHEDITSDIMDHLLAGLPEFGLKAYQRNALVDHRNGA; the protein is encoded by the coding sequence ATGAACCTCACCCTGCCCATCGTCCTGATCCAGGAAAGTCCCATGCTGGACATTATCGCCAAAATCGGCCTGCTGCTGGTTGCCGGTCTGATAACCTTCGCTTTGACCAAAATGTTCCTAGTGCGAGCCGCCAACGCTTTCGCCAGACGCACCAAAAGCCATTTCGACGACATCCTCATGAAAGAAGGCGTGTTCTCCCGAGCCGCCCTTTTGGCCCCGGCCCCTGTCCTGTTCTGGGGGTTGGTGCTCTTTCCGAATATCAAGTCCGTCATGGAAGATGCCATATATGCCTATACAACCGTGGCCATCATTCTGGTCATGGCCAAGCTCCTTGACGCACTGACTCGCCTCTATCAGACCTTTGACATCGCCAACCGCCGTCCCATCAAGGGATATGTGCAGTTGCTCAAACTCTTTATCTACATCCTGGGAGCCATCTCTGTAGTCTCCATCCTGCTGGGCCAGTCGCCCTGGGGGCTACTCTCTGGCATCGGCGCCATGACCGCCGTGCTCATGCTCGTATTCCGCGACACCATTCTGTCGCTGGTGGCCGGTATCCAGATCGCGGCCAATGACCTGTTGCACAAGGGCGACTGGATCGAGATGCCCGCCATGGGTGCGGACGGCAGCGTGGTGGACATCGCCCTGAACACGGTCAAGGTCCAGAACTGGGACATGACCATCACGGCCATTCCCACCTACAAATTTCTGGATACGTCCTTCAAGAACTGGCAGAACATGGCCGAATCCGGAGGGCGCCGAATCAAAAGGGCACTCATGATCGACCAGACCTCCATACGGTTTGCGGACCCCGAAATGGTCGAACGGTTGAAAAAAATAGATCGCCTGGCAGCATACATAGAACAACGGCAAGCAGAGATCGATTCAGCCAACGCCGAGGCCGGAGTGGACCAATCCTCTCAACTCAACGGACGTCGCCTGACCAACCTCGGCCTGTTCCGTCGATACGCACTGGAATACCTGCGCACCCACCCCAAGATCCGGCAGGACATGACCCTCCTGGTGCGCCAGCTCCAACCCGACGCCTCCAAGGGGCTGCCCCTTGAGATATACTGCTTCACCAACGAGACGGCCTGGGCCGTCCACGAAGACATCACGTCCGACATCATGGACCACCTGCTGGCCGGCCTGCCCGAATTCGGGCTCAAGGCCTACCAGCGCAACGCATTGGTGGACCACCGCAACGGGGCCTAA
- a CDS encoding anaerobic ribonucleoside-triphosphate reductase activating protein, producing MNEPAEVWKYVRGFENMSLCDWPGRTSCIIFLGGCNLRCPTCHNFQLAWDMQTLPVLDAQRIKSYIRDRAGWLDGITITGGEPTTVPGIGELLWEIKKIGLPIKVDTNGMRPEVVNDLFQCELADTFAVDVKGPWAKYPALTGHAISAIAAEANLTRIFDLARTKPEAFYFRTTRMPGLTESDLRTVRGYLPSEFELKIQKYVPPRRMPENAKSNHEERRPAGNVVN from the coding sequence ATGAATGAACCTGCAGAGGTCTGGAAATACGTACGCGGGTTCGAAAACATGAGCCTGTGCGACTGGCCCGGCCGGACTTCGTGCATCATCTTCCTGGGCGGATGCAACCTGCGTTGCCCCACCTGCCACAACTTCCAGCTCGCATGGGACATGCAAACCTTGCCCGTTCTCGACGCACAGCGAATCAAATCCTACATCAGGGACCGTGCAGGGTGGCTGGACGGCATCACCATCACCGGAGGAGAACCGACCACGGTTCCCGGCATCGGTGAACTGCTCTGGGAAATCAAAAAAATCGGATTGCCCATCAAGGTGGACACCAACGGGATGCGGCCAGAAGTGGTGAACGACCTCTTCCAGTGCGAACTGGCAGACACCTTCGCCGTGGATGTCAAAGGCCCCTGGGCCAAATACCCTGCCCTGACCGGACACGCCATATCCGCCATTGCTGCCGAAGCGAACCTGACCCGCATCTTCGACCTGGCCCGGACCAAACCCGAGGCGTTTTACTTCCGCACCACGAGGATGCCCGGACTGACCGAGTCGGACCTGCGCACGGTACGCGGCTACCTGCCCTCAGAATTTGAATTGAAAATCCAGAAATATGTTCCCCCAAGGAGGATGCCGGAGAATGCCAAGTCAAATCATGAAGAGAGACGGCCGGCTGGAAACGTGGTCAACTGA
- a CDS encoding APC family permease: MENLQKKYGFWTATAMVVGIVIGSGVFFKADDVLKASGGSLPTALLAWLIGGMIMVVTAYVFSKIATRVERVNGVVDYFEQAYGHKAGYLVAWFMTFIYYPTLVAVLAWVSANYTVGLLDMEQALWPIAWIYLTGFFMLNYYSPVLAGKWQVTSTVVKLIPLALVAVVGSIAGLTSGQTLENFTHAARTVSSGGGLAVATLSTAFAYEGWIIATVINAELKDAKRTLPRALVVGTLAVVVIYMVYYLGISGVLTNEQVLTEGNAAPVQVIALIFSRLSGTLLTVFVIISCLGTLNGLIMGAARGMYSIASRNMGPNPEFFCRINPKNNCTTNSALIGYVLSCMWLVVWYGNFAGWWGQFMDISELPIAFLYVIYISIYIWVMKTFTDLGGFSRFACPALAGIGSVYIIWGAIQKDMFTHFLLISLVIIGLGVALMHNGNRRRPTR, from the coding sequence ATGGAAAATCTACAAAAAAAATACGGATTTTGGACAGCGACCGCCATGGTCGTTGGTATTGTCATCGGATCAGGCGTCTTCTTCAAGGCGGACGACGTCCTCAAGGCTTCAGGCGGCAGCCTGCCCACGGCCCTGCTTGCCTGGCTCATCGGCGGGATGATAATGGTTGTCACCGCCTATGTCTTTTCCAAGATCGCCACCCGCGTGGAACGGGTCAACGGCGTGGTGGATTACTTCGAGCAGGCATACGGACACAAGGCCGGATACCTGGTAGCCTGGTTCATGACCTTCATATACTACCCCACCCTGGTGGCGGTACTGGCCTGGGTATCGGCCAACTACACCGTGGGCCTGCTCGACATGGAGCAAGCCCTTTGGCCCATAGCCTGGATCTATCTGACCGGTTTTTTCATGCTGAACTACTATTCGCCTGTCCTGGCCGGGAAGTGGCAGGTCACTTCCACGGTAGTCAAGCTCATCCCCCTGGCCCTGGTAGCTGTCGTCGGCAGCATCGCCGGATTGACCAGCGGCCAGACCCTGGAGAACTTCACCCACGCCGCCCGAACGGTTTCCAGCGGCGGCGGGCTGGCCGTGGCCACCCTGTCCACCGCATTCGCCTATGAGGGATGGATCATCGCCACGGTCATCAACGCCGAACTCAAGGATGCCAAACGGACCCTGCCCAGAGCACTGGTGGTGGGAACCCTGGCCGTGGTCGTCATCTACATGGTCTACTATCTCGGCATTTCCGGTGTCCTGACCAACGAGCAGGTGCTGACCGAGGGCAACGCGGCCCCGGTACAGGTCATTGCCCTCATTTTCAGTCGGTTGAGCGGAACTCTGCTGACGGTCTTCGTCATCATCTCCTGCCTCGGCACCCTGAACGGCCTGATCATGGGCGCGGCCCGCGGCATGTACTCCATTGCCTCACGCAACATGGGACCAAATCCTGAATTCTTCTGCCGGATCAACCCCAAGAACAACTGCACCACCAATTCGGCGCTGATCGGCTATGTGCTCTCCTGTATGTGGCTGGTGGTCTGGTACGGAAACTTCGCGGGTTGGTGGGGCCAGTTCATGGATATTTCGGAGCTGCCCATCGCGTTCTTGTATGTGATCTACATTTCCATCTACATATGGGTGATGAAGACCTTCACCGACCTGGGCGGCTTCAGCCGGTTCGCCTGCCCGGCCCTGGCCGGAATCGGGTCCGTCTACATCATATGGGGCGCCATCCAGAAGGACATGTTCACGCACTTCCTGCTGATCTCCCTGGTCATCATCGGCCTGGGAGTCGCGCTCATGCACAACGGGAACCGTCGGCGACCAACCCGCTAG
- a CDS encoding sulfite exporter TauE/SafE family protein, with amino-acid sequence MITTYLLYIVLGAFAGILAGLLGIGGGLVIVPMLNITFELQSFPVQHIQHIALGTSMATIIFTSLSSMRAHHKRGAINYAVFWRLTPGIITGTFLGAWVASLLSTMFLKVFFGLFLYYVASKMLMKSKAKSTRELPGYLGIFGAGNGIGIFSALVGIGGGTLTVPFLSWCNQTMHVAIATAAAVGLPIALAGTAGYVINGWGVEGIPGPHVGYVYLPAFLGIICMSVVTAPLGAKLAHSLPVDKLKKIFAVLLLIVGTKMLWSALV; translated from the coding sequence ATGATTACGACATATCTTCTATATATTGTTCTTGGCGCATTCGCTGGAATCCTGGCGGGACTGCTCGGTATCGGCGGCGGGTTGGTCATCGTGCCAATGCTCAATATCACTTTCGAACTGCAGAGTTTTCCTGTTCAACATATCCAGCATATCGCCCTGGGTACGTCCATGGCGACCATCATCTTTACGTCCCTTTCCAGCATGCGTGCTCACCACAAGCGTGGGGCCATCAACTATGCCGTTTTCTGGCGGCTGACGCCCGGCATCATCACCGGCACCTTTCTTGGTGCTTGGGTGGCGTCGCTCCTGTCAACGATGTTTCTCAAAGTGTTTTTCGGGCTGTTTCTCTATTATGTGGCTTCCAAGATGCTCATGAAATCCAAGGCCAAGAGCACCCGGGAGCTGCCGGGATATTTGGGAATATTCGGAGCAGGTAACGGCATCGGTATTTTCTCGGCCCTGGTGGGCATCGGCGGGGGTACTTTGACTGTTCCCTTCTTATCATGGTGCAATCAGACCATGCATGTGGCCATTGCCACGGCTGCGGCTGTGGGCTTGCCCATCGCCCTTGCGGGCACTGCCGGGTACGTGATCAACGGATGGGGCGTGGAAGGCATACCCGGTCCGCATGTGGGTTATGTCTATCTCCCGGCTTTTCTGGGCATCATTTGCATGAGTGTCGTGACCGCGCCGCTGGGCGCCAAGTTGGCGCACTCCCTGCCCGTGGACAAGCTGAAGAAGATATTTGCTGTCCTGCTTTTGATCGTGGGAACCAAGATGTTGTGGAGCGCCCTTGTCTAA
- a CDS encoding glycosyltransferase: MNRFSFPRTLPLCAPIQPAFIRHFSGWHLGMGLPQSLTGLLPGLFRLGEDNPGCRRAALGMALWGMQAHPLAPDMGQWGVSAVNLGLKTDAALSRIMILNANLPRPQDSEALDTWYALARQDDRSLILRFLTVVLSDPAKGSGWLHHVWQDLIHMGRPEIPKAALDMVSWNDTALPLKARMEADWAFHCLPSEDALPVIEGLDPATWGLWRAYAAGETLLRMGRKGEGKAALAGLWQTIPWHVNLTLKLYDLFNAPALADSAATEDAAILAYSWNKADLLADTLDSLLRSDIGKAKVFTLNNGSTDHTAEVLTQAMQKFGSERFRIETLPVNVGAPAARNWLMSLPELRAAKWAAFLDDDIVLPEDWLLRLLGPVQDRDDIGAVGCRITAAVPPFSLQSADYNLFPTPPAETEPGALPNRVLLFDNCAGSLDTGMFTYTRPCLSVSGCCHLVNMRSVEKTGGFDLRYTPSQFDDLDRDLRSNLAGMPALYVGGLAIRHIQHSSLAKSRTAKQIGQVMGNKLKLDTKYSDEELTRLGRENRLQLWADLEQKTGYLVDRMGQRA, translated from the coding sequence ATGAACCGATTTTCCTTTCCCCGCACCCTGCCCCTCTGCGCGCCCATCCAGCCGGCCTTCATCCGTCACTTTTCCGGTTGGCATCTCGGCATGGGACTGCCGCAATCCCTGACAGGTCTGCTGCCCGGCCTCTTCCGCCTGGGCGAGGACAACCCCGGCTGCAGGCGCGCGGCCCTGGGCATGGCCCTATGGGGGATGCAGGCGCACCCCCTGGCCCCGGACATGGGACAATGGGGTGTCAGCGCGGTGAACCTGGGCCTGAAGACGGACGCCGCCCTCAGCAGGATCATGATCCTCAACGCCAACCTGCCCCGCCCGCAGGACAGCGAAGCCCTTGATACATGGTATGCCCTGGCCCGTCAGGATGACCGGTCGCTTATCTTGCGTTTCCTGACCGTGGTTCTGAGCGATCCGGCCAAAGGATCGGGCTGGCTGCACCATGTCTGGCAGGATCTCATCCATATGGGCAGGCCGGAGATTCCCAAGGCGGCACTGGACATGGTGTCCTGGAACGACACCGCCCTGCCGCTCAAGGCACGCATGGAAGCAGACTGGGCCTTTCACTGCCTGCCCTCTGAGGACGCACTCCCGGTCATCGAAGGGCTGGACCCGGCCACCTGGGGATTGTGGAGGGCTTATGCCGCTGGCGAGACCCTGCTCCGCATGGGCAGGAAAGGCGAAGGAAAGGCGGCCCTGGCCGGGCTGTGGCAGACAATTCCCTGGCACGTCAACCTGACGCTGAAGCTTTACGATCTATTCAATGCCCCCGCCCTGGCCGACAGCGCAGCCACCGAAGACGCGGCCATCCTGGCCTATTCGTGGAACAAGGCGGACCTGCTGGCCGACACCCTGGACAGCCTGCTCAGGAGCGACATTGGCAAAGCCAAAGTGTTCACGCTGAACAACGGTTCCACAGACCATACCGCAGAGGTGCTGACGCAGGCCATGCAGAAATTCGGCTCCGAACGTTTCCGCATCGAGACCCTGCCGGTGAACGTGGGCGCTCCTGCGGCCCGCAACTGGCTCATGTCCCTGCCGGAGCTGCGCGCCGCAAAATGGGCAGCCTTTCTGGACGACGACATCGTCCTGCCCGAAGACTGGCTGCTCCGGCTGCTCGGACCGGTTCAAGACCGCGACGACATCGGGGCCGTGGGCTGCCGCATCACCGCAGCCGTCCCGCCGTTCAGCCTGCAATCCGCAGATTACAACCTGTTTCCCACTCCGCCGGCAGAGACCGAACCGGGCGCCCTGCCCAACCGGGTGCTTCTGTTCGACAACTGCGCCGGTTCCCTCGACACCGGCATGTTCACCTACACCCGGCCCTGCCTCTCGGTGTCGGGCTGCTGCCATCTGGTGAACATGCGCTCCGTGGAGAAGACCGGAGGTTTCGACCTGCGCTACACCCCGTCCCAATTCGACGACCTGGACCGCGACCTGCGGTCGAACCTCGCTGGCATGCCCGCCCTCTACGTGGGCGGACTGGCCATCAGGCACATCCAGCACTCCTCCCTGGCCAAATCCAGGACCGCCAAACAGATCGGCCAGGTCATGGGCAACAAGCTCAAGCTCGACACCAAGTATTCGGACGAGGAACTGACCCGGCTGGGCCGGGAAAATCGGCTGCAGCTCTGGGCTGATCTCGAACAAAAAACCGGATACCTGGTTGACCGCATGGGCCAACGTGCCTAA